A stretch of Streptosporangium brasiliense DNA encodes these proteins:
- a CDS encoding APC family permease: MTTTLTPTERQLRGTLTTTKIVYLVIAAAAPLSALVGTLPLAFAIGNGPGVPAMFAFAGVTLLCFSVGYAAMSRHIVNAGGFYTYISCGLGRPAAVGSGLIAVMAYNTITIGLVGAFAYFAQLVAASHGVDLPWELWAAAAVAVMAVLGYRQIDLSARVLSVLIIGEIAILVLLVAAILLREGTAALPAASFAPGTVVGAGIGVSMMFAFCSFVGFESTALYGEETSDPRRSVPLATYAAVTVIAVFYALTSWVVVGAVGPSRVQEVAAAQLGNLFFGLSDDYLSKAATVTMQVLLCTSLFAAMLAMHNASNRYLFVLGRERLLPHWLQAVHPRHRSPHRASLVQTTVTVVLVAAFALVGLDPYVNLSTSMIGIGTLGVVVLQALATLSVIGFFRGRPDRHWWRTGLAPLLGFAGLAVAGVLLLDNFALMTGTTAVVVTSLPWLILAAGVAGIGYALWMRTARPERYAALAGVQRRDQAGPVAASRP; the protein is encoded by the coding sequence ATGACCACGACCCTGACCCCAACCGAGCGGCAGCTGCGCGGCACGCTGACCACCACGAAGATCGTCTATCTCGTCATCGCGGCGGCGGCGCCGCTGTCCGCCCTGGTCGGGACCCTGCCGCTGGCCTTCGCCATCGGCAACGGCCCGGGCGTGCCCGCCATGTTCGCCTTCGCCGGCGTCACACTGCTGTGCTTCTCGGTCGGGTACGCGGCGATGAGCCGGCACATCGTCAACGCCGGGGGCTTCTACACCTACATCTCCTGCGGGCTGGGCCGGCCGGCCGCCGTCGGCAGCGGCCTGATCGCGGTCATGGCCTACAACACCATCACGATCGGCCTCGTCGGCGCGTTCGCCTACTTCGCCCAGCTGGTGGCGGCCTCCCACGGGGTCGATCTGCCGTGGGAGCTGTGGGCCGCGGCGGCCGTCGCCGTGATGGCGGTGCTCGGCTACCGGCAGATCGACCTCAGCGCCCGGGTGCTGTCGGTGCTCATCATCGGCGAGATCGCGATCCTGGTGCTGCTGGTGGCCGCCATCCTGCTACGTGAGGGCACGGCCGCGCTGCCGGCCGCCTCGTTCGCGCCCGGCACGGTGGTCGGCGCCGGGATCGGCGTGTCGATGATGTTCGCCTTCTGCTCCTTCGTCGGCTTCGAGTCCACGGCGCTCTACGGCGAGGAGACCAGCGACCCCAGGCGCAGCGTGCCACTGGCGACCTACGCGGCGGTGACCGTGATCGCGGTGTTCTACGCGCTCACCAGCTGGGTGGTGGTCGGCGCCGTCGGGCCGTCCCGGGTCCAGGAGGTGGCGGCCGCCCAGCTGGGCAACCTGTTCTTCGGGCTGAGCGACGACTACCTGAGCAAGGCGGCGACCGTGACGATGCAGGTCCTGCTCTGCACCAGCCTCTTCGCCGCGATGCTGGCCATGCACAACGCCTCCAACCGGTACCTGTTCGTCCTGGGCCGCGAACGGCTGCTGCCCCACTGGCTGCAGGCGGTGCACCCGCGGCACAGATCGCCGCACCGGGCCAGCCTCGTGCAGACCACGGTCACCGTCGTGCTGGTGGCGGCCTTCGCCCTCGTCGGGCTCGACCCGTACGTGAACCTGTCCACCAGCATGATCGGGATCGGTACGCTCGGCGTCGTCGTGCTGCAGGCACTGGCCACGCTGTCGGTCATCGGATTCTTCCGGGGCCGCCCCGACCGCCACTGGTGGCGCACCGGGCTGGCGCCGCTGCTCGGATTCGCCGGACTGGCGGTCGCCGGTGTGCTGCTGCTGGACAACTTCGCCCTGATGACCGGCACCACCGCGGTCGTGGTGACCTCGCTGCCCTGGCTGATCCTGGCCGCCGGTGTGGCCGGTATCGGCTACGCGCTCTGGATGCGGACCGCCCGGCCCGAGCGCTACGCCGCCCTGGCCGGCGTCCAGCGCCGCGACCAGGCCGGCCCGGTGGCCGCCTCCCGGCCCTGA
- a CDS encoding aminotransferase family protein, translated as MTITPIRTQSASSTELEDLDRRHLIHPLQAAAISDRLVIVRGKGCAVWDADGNELLDATGGGLWHSHVGHGRRELAEAAAKQIEQLEYFTSYQEFTNDKAIELAVRLSGLAPADLNKVFFTSGGSESVETAIKAARLYHARRGQPDRTWIISRLYGYHGANYGSGTLTGFEPMHLSVGPNLPHVEKVSPPYLYRAAELYGDQDPTDFLINELEQTIERLGPGNVAAMIGEPVMGGGGVLTPPADYWPRVREVLNKHGILLIADEVITAFGRTGAWFDSAQRDMDPDIITTAKGITSGYFSFGAVLLRDGIGDAITEDYGFFHGYTFSGHPVGAAVALANLDIMEREDLPANALSIGDWFRAGLAPLADVPTVGDVRVEGAAAAIEMVADRQTREPMAFPDVFGLTAQIRAKHGVITRPYAHNIILSPPLTMNEDEVRRASAAIVDVLTQTAANG; from the coding sequence GTGACAATTACCCCGATTCGGACGCAGTCAGCGTCGTCGACCGAGCTGGAAGACCTGGACCGGCGCCACCTCATCCACCCACTGCAGGCGGCCGCCATCTCCGACCGTCTCGTGATCGTCCGCGGCAAGGGCTGCGCCGTCTGGGACGCCGACGGCAACGAACTGCTCGACGCCACCGGCGGCGGGCTGTGGCACTCCCACGTCGGGCACGGGCGGCGCGAGCTCGCCGAGGCCGCGGCCAAGCAGATCGAGCAGCTGGAGTACTTCACCAGCTACCAGGAGTTCACCAACGACAAGGCCATCGAGCTGGCCGTCCGCCTGTCCGGGCTCGCCCCCGCCGACCTGAACAAGGTGTTCTTCACCAGCGGCGGCTCGGAGAGCGTCGAGACCGCGATCAAGGCGGCCCGGCTGTACCACGCCCGGCGGGGCCAGCCGGACCGCACCTGGATCATCTCCCGGCTGTACGGCTACCACGGCGCCAACTACGGCTCCGGCACCCTCACCGGCTTCGAGCCGATGCATCTCAGCGTCGGGCCCAACCTGCCGCACGTGGAGAAGGTCTCGCCGCCCTACCTGTACCGCGCCGCCGAGCTGTACGGTGACCAGGACCCGACCGACTTCCTGATCAACGAGCTCGAGCAGACCATCGAGCGGCTCGGCCCGGGCAACGTCGCCGCCATGATCGGCGAACCCGTCATGGGCGGTGGCGGCGTGCTGACGCCGCCGGCGGACTACTGGCCCCGGGTGCGCGAGGTGCTCAACAAGCACGGCATCCTGCTCATCGCCGACGAGGTCATCACCGCCTTCGGCCGCACCGGCGCCTGGTTCGACTCCGCGCAGCGGGACATGGACCCCGACATCATCACCACCGCCAAGGGCATCACCAGCGGCTACTTCTCCTTCGGCGCGGTGCTGCTGCGCGACGGCATCGGCGACGCGATCACCGAGGACTACGGCTTCTTCCACGGCTACACCTTCAGCGGCCACCCGGTCGGCGCCGCGGTGGCCCTGGCCAACCTCGACATCATGGAGCGGGAGGACCTGCCGGCCAACGCCCTGTCGATCGGCGACTGGTTCCGGGCCGGGCTGGCCCCGCTGGCCGACGTGCCGACCGTCGGCGACGTCCGGGTCGAGGGCGCCGCGGCCGCGATCGAGATGGTCGCCGACCGCCAGACGCGCGAGCCGATGGCCTTCCCCGACGTGTTCGGGCTGACCGCCCAGATCCGTGCCAAGCACGGCGTCATCACCCGGCCCTACGCCCACAACATCATCCTCTCGCCGCCGCTGACCATGAACGAGGACGAGGTCCGGCGGGCGAGCGCCGCGATCGTCGACGTGCTGACCCAGACGGCCGCGAACGGCTGA
- a CDS encoding condensation domain-containing protein, whose product MTDTLPLASPPTGGEDRIPLSFQQEFLRMMDHGDGAGPYGPRYTIVGGWRITGELDLDSLRGALYDVVARHEALRTSVVLDDGEPYQRIFPPAWPDLLIHDLADRDRGDRDVVAEQFLNEIEAGEFGADEMPLMRGVLGRFDRRDAVFVFMAHHTAVDGWSAQIVMRDLAACYAARREHRAPDLPEVRQHREYVAWQHANTAAPAIVAAREFWRENLRGAQVVPIPTDRPREEGPFVTGWHRFLLEEEFRASAAALAAETRSSPFMVLLAAYLTYLREQTGQTDLVVPTFTPGRHPSWVQDTVGSFYNLLPLRTDISGCTSFREVIAKVRATCIATYTHEIPFLQLIEEAPDLMASVMEPNSAACVFQVVQSPFMMGGAQVGDLRFTAMRRRVLSAPVGSQLPDGALWTLELQPEGDIVGKIGFTSNLFDESTVTAMVSDFRRVLRETVTGPGR is encoded by the coding sequence ATGACCGACACACTGCCGCTGGCGTCCCCGCCGACCGGAGGCGAGGACCGGATCCCGCTCTCCTTCCAGCAGGAGTTCCTGCGCATGATGGACCACGGCGACGGCGCCGGGCCCTACGGCCCCCGGTACACCATCGTCGGCGGCTGGCGCATCACCGGTGAGCTCGACCTCGACAGCCTGCGGGGCGCCCTGTACGACGTGGTGGCGCGGCACGAGGCGCTGCGCACCTCGGTCGTCCTCGACGACGGCGAGCCCTACCAGCGGATATTCCCCCCGGCCTGGCCGGACCTGCTGATCCACGACCTCGCCGATCGGGATCGGGGAGACCGGGACGTGGTCGCCGAGCAGTTCCTCAACGAGATCGAGGCCGGCGAGTTCGGCGCCGACGAGATGCCGCTCATGCGCGGAGTGCTGGGCCGCTTCGACCGCCGCGACGCGGTGTTCGTCTTCATGGCCCACCACACCGCGGTCGACGGCTGGTCGGCCCAGATCGTCATGCGTGACCTCGCCGCCTGCTACGCCGCACGGCGTGAGCACCGGGCACCCGACCTGCCCGAGGTCCGCCAGCACCGGGAGTACGTCGCCTGGCAGCACGCCAACACGGCCGCGCCCGCGATCGTCGCGGCGCGCGAGTTCTGGCGGGAGAACCTGCGCGGCGCACAGGTGGTGCCCATCCCCACCGACCGCCCCCGGGAAGAGGGCCCGTTCGTCACCGGCTGGCACCGCTTCCTGCTGGAGGAGGAGTTCAGGGCCTCGGCCGCGGCACTGGCCGCCGAGACCCGCAGCTCGCCCTTCATGGTGCTGCTGGCCGCCTACCTGACCTACCTGCGTGAGCAGACCGGCCAGACGGACCTCGTCGTGCCGACCTTCACCCCCGGACGCCACCCGTCCTGGGTCCAGGACACCGTCGGCTCCTTCTACAACCTCCTGCCGCTGCGGACCGACATCTCCGGCTGCACGAGCTTCCGCGAGGTGATCGCCAAGGTCCGCGCCACGTGCATCGCGACCTACACCCACGAGATCCCGTTCCTCCAGCTGATCGAGGAGGCCCCCGACCTGATGGCGTCGGTCATGGAGCCGAACTCGGCCGCGTGCGTGTTCCAGGTCGTCCAGTCCCCGTTCATGATGGGCGGCGCGCAGGTCGGCGACCTGCGGTTCACCGCGATGCGCCGGCGGGTGCTGTCGGCGCCGGTGGGCTCGCAGCTGCCCGACGGCGCACTGTGGACGCTGGAGCTGCAGCCCGAGGGGGACATCGTCGGCAAGATCGGGTTCACCAGCAACCTGTTCGACGAGAGCACGGTCACCGCGATGGTGTCCGACTTCCGGCGGGTGCTGCGGGAGACCGTCACCGGGCCGGGGCGGTGA
- a CDS encoding molybdopterin oxidoreductase family protein, with the protein MRTAHRTCPICDAVCGLRLTLDDAGHVTSVKGDPDDPFSKGYICPKGASLGQLDEDPDRLRVPMIREGDHWREASWEEAFRLVDRGLTRVIETYGRDALAVYFGNPTYHTMAGFMYRQPLTQALNSRNTYSASTIDQIPKHISTGFMFGDPFAIAVPDVDRTDYLLIIGANPLESHGSLCAAPDFHTRLKGLRERGGKVVVVDPRRTRTAAFADEHLPVRPGTDVFLLFGIVNTLLGEDLATVNLEVNGLEELRELAAEFTPEAVERVCGVPAGHVVRLARELAAAPTAAVYTRIGTSTAEFGTLAQWLVDVVNILTGNFDRPGGVMFTRTAALEIFRTGQPFDTGRWHSRVRGLPEALGEFPVATLADEIETPGQGQVRALVSIAGNLVLSAPNGPKLDRVLPGLDFMVCVDPYLNETTKHADVILPPPRIMQMPHYDFLLLIVTVRNYTRFSPQVLPLGPGQLSEAEILARLTLIVSGQGADADPAALDDMILQQILTGAVEAPGSPFAGQDVARLRAELEGDSGPELMLDAMLKLGPYGLSLAKLRDNPNGIDLGPLEPRLKELLNTPSGRVELAAPKLVGDLQRLRERFSGPQPEILLIGRRQLRSNNSWLHNTPALVGGSNRCTLHVNPADVARLGLGEQALVRSAAGEVVVPVEPTDKIMPGVVSLPHGWGHQGSTQRVASGHAGVNANALTDESVIDVLSGNAVFNGVPVSVSPVGSGR; encoded by the coding sequence ATGAGAACCGCGCACCGGACCTGCCCGATCTGTGACGCCGTCTGCGGCCTGCGACTCACTCTCGACGACGCGGGGCATGTGACGTCGGTGAAGGGCGACCCGGATGATCCCTTCTCCAAGGGATACATCTGTCCGAAGGGCGCCAGTCTCGGCCAGCTGGACGAAGACCCCGACCGCCTGCGCGTGCCGATGATCCGCGAGGGCGACCACTGGCGGGAGGCCAGCTGGGAGGAGGCGTTCCGGCTGGTCGACCGGGGCCTGACCAGGGTGATCGAGACCTACGGCCGCGACGCGCTGGCCGTCTACTTCGGCAACCCGACCTATCACACGATGGCCGGCTTCATGTACCGGCAGCCGCTGACGCAGGCGCTGAACAGCCGCAACACCTATTCGGCGAGCACCATCGACCAGATACCCAAGCACATCTCGACGGGCTTCATGTTCGGTGACCCGTTCGCCATCGCGGTGCCCGACGTGGACCGCACCGACTACCTGCTGATCATCGGGGCCAACCCGCTGGAGTCGCACGGCTCGCTGTGCGCGGCGCCCGACTTCCACACCCGGCTCAAGGGGCTGCGCGAGCGTGGCGGCAAGGTCGTGGTCGTCGATCCGCGTCGCACCCGCACGGCGGCCTTCGCCGACGAGCACCTGCCCGTACGGCCGGGCACCGACGTGTTCCTGCTGTTCGGGATCGTCAACACGCTCCTCGGTGAGGATCTCGCCACCGTCAATCTTGAGGTGAACGGCCTGGAGGAGCTGCGGGAACTGGCCGCGGAGTTCACCCCGGAGGCCGTGGAGCGGGTGTGCGGAGTGCCGGCCGGGCACGTCGTGCGGCTGGCCCGTGAGCTGGCGGCGGCGCCGACGGCGGCCGTCTACACCCGCATCGGCACCTCGACCGCCGAGTTCGGCACGCTGGCGCAGTGGCTGGTCGACGTGGTCAACATCCTGACCGGCAACTTCGACCGGCCCGGTGGCGTGATGTTCACCAGGACGGCGGCGCTGGAGATCTTCCGCACCGGCCAGCCGTTCGACACCGGGCGCTGGCACAGCCGGGTCCGCGGGCTGCCGGAGGCTCTTGGGGAGTTCCCCGTCGCCACCCTGGCCGACGAGATCGAGACTCCCGGGCAGGGGCAGGTCAGGGCGCTGGTGTCGATCGCCGGCAACCTCGTGCTGTCGGCGCCGAACGGCCCGAAGCTGGACCGGGTGCTGCCCGGCCTGGACTTCATGGTCTGCGTCGACCCCTACCTGAACGAGACGACCAAGCACGCCGACGTCATCCTGCCGCCGCCGCGGATCATGCAGATGCCGCACTACGACTTCCTGCTGCTGATCGTCACGGTGCGCAACTACACGAGGTTCTCCCCGCAGGTCCTGCCGCTGGGACCGGGACAGCTCTCGGAGGCGGAGATCCTGGCGCGGCTGACGCTCATCGTCTCCGGCCAGGGTGCGGACGCCGATCCGGCCGCGCTCGACGACATGATCCTCCAGCAGATACTGACCGGGGCCGTCGAGGCGCCCGGCTCCCCGTTCGCCGGCCAGGACGTGGCGCGGCTGCGCGCGGAGCTGGAGGGCGACAGCGGGCCCGAGCTGATGCTGGACGCGATGCTCAAGCTCGGCCCGTACGGCCTGTCGCTGGCCAAGCTGCGTGACAACCCCAACGGCATCGATCTCGGGCCGCTGGAGCCGAGGCTGAAGGAACTGCTGAACACCCCGTCCGGCCGGGTGGAACTCGCCGCGCCGAAGCTGGTGGGCGATCTCCAGCGGCTGCGTGAGCGGTTCTCCGGGCCGCAGCCGGAGATCCTGCTGATCGGGCGGCGTCAGCTGCGCTCGAACAACAGCTGGCTGCACAACACCCCGGCGCTGGTCGGCGGCAGCAACCGCTGCACGCTGCACGTCAACCCGGCCGACGTGGCCAGGCTCGGGCTCGGTGAGCAGGCCCTGGTGCGCTCGGCCGCCGGTGAGGTCGTGGTCCCGGTCGAGCCGACCGACAAGATCATGCCTGGTGTGGTGAGCCTGCCCCACGGCTGGGGGCACCAGGGCAGCACCCAGCGGGTCGCGTCCGGTCACGCCGGCGTCAACGCCAACGCGCTGACCGATGAGTCGGTCATCGACGTCCTGTCGGGCAACGCGGTGTTCAACGGAGTCCCCGTGAGCGTCAGTCCCGTCGGTTCCGGCCGCTGA
- a CDS encoding DNA alkylation repair protein codes for MPENVSAERFIERLEAYIPSDEADKIHRYFKSGEGEYGDGDIFIGVRMRDVFGLAKEFIEMPPDEIEKLLESPVHEVRVGGLSVMDKQARLKRTPASRRKELYDLYMRRHDRINNWDLVDLGSPHAVGGYLSDKPRDILYKLARSKDMWERRTAIVSTLYFVRQGEVDDTFKIAEILLDDDQDLIHKAFGGLLREAGKKDHQKLLDFLDKHAATMPRTALRYAIERLDKEERSHYLGLKKAK; via the coding sequence ATGCCGGAGAACGTCAGCGCGGAGCGATTCATCGAAAGGCTGGAGGCCTACATCCCGTCGGACGAGGCCGACAAGATTCATCGGTATTTCAAATCCGGCGAGGGTGAGTACGGCGACGGGGACATTTTCATCGGTGTGCGGATGAGGGACGTCTTCGGGCTTGCCAAGGAGTTCATCGAGATGCCGCCCGACGAGATCGAAAAACTGCTGGAGAGCCCGGTCCACGAGGTGCGGGTCGGCGGCCTGAGTGTCATGGACAAGCAGGCCCGCCTCAAGAGGACGCCCGCCAGCCGCAGGAAGGAGCTCTACGACCTCTACATGAGGCGCCACGACAGGATCAACAACTGGGATCTGGTCGATCTCGGCAGCCCGCACGCGGTCGGCGGTTATCTGTCCGACAAGCCGCGCGACATCCTGTACAAGCTGGCGCGCTCGAAAGACATGTGGGAGCGCCGCACCGCCATCGTGAGCACCCTTTACTTCGTGCGGCAGGGCGAGGTCGACGACACCTTCAAAATCGCCGAGATACTGCTCGACGACGACCAGGACCTGATCCACAAGGCTTTCGGAGGGCTGCTGCGCGAGGCCGGTAAGAAAGACCACCAGAAGCTGCTGGACTTCCTGGACAAGCACGCCGCCACCATGCCGCGTACGGCTCTGCGCTACGCGATCGAACGTCTCGACAAAGAAGAGCGGAGTCACTATCTCGGCCTGAAGAAGGCGAAATAG
- a CDS encoding TIGR03086 family metal-binding protein: MTQTDSPLDLLSRALDQTGALIAQIRPGQETLPTPCRSWDVRALVNHVVDEMHQFAKVTAGGERRHLGVDVIGEDWSGAYREAAQALLAAWRQSGALEQTQRLSIGEVDAGWAVGQHITELSVHAWDIAKATGQPTDLDPELGQLALDWAGNNLKPEFRGDEADGYQIGPEVKVSDDAPLYDRLAAIGGRDPN, translated from the coding sequence ATGACCCAGACCGACAGCCCCCTCGACCTGCTGTCCCGGGCGCTCGACCAGACCGGCGCCCTCATCGCCCAGATCCGGCCCGGACAGGAGACGCTGCCGACCCCGTGCCGGTCCTGGGACGTGCGGGCGCTGGTCAACCACGTGGTGGACGAGATGCACCAGTTCGCCAAGGTGACCGCGGGTGGCGAGCGCAGGCATCTGGGCGTGGATGTCATCGGCGAGGACTGGTCCGGCGCCTACCGCGAGGCGGCTCAGGCGCTGCTGGCGGCCTGGCGGCAGTCGGGCGCCCTGGAGCAGACGCAGCGGCTGTCCATAGGCGAGGTCGACGCCGGATGGGCGGTCGGCCAGCACATCACGGAGCTGTCGGTGCACGCCTGGGACATCGCCAAGGCGACCGGCCAGCCGACCGACCTCGACCCCGAACTGGGACAACTGGCGCTGGACTGGGCCGGCAACAACCTCAAGCCGGAGTTCCGCGGGGACGAGGCGGACGGATACCAGATCGGTCCCGAGGTGAAGGTGAGCGACGACGCGCCGCTGTACGACCGGCTCGCCGCGATAGGCGGGCGCGACCCGAACTGA
- a CDS encoding cytochrome P450 — protein MALPLVNSPETDSSALPAYPLPRECPYRPSSGFAQLRAPGPLTKVRLYDGRTAWLVTGPVEARALLADKRMSSLAHYPNYPVLDERHKHMRATREMATEEEGGFAGALFGVDPPEHTRQRQMLIPSFTTRRVAVHRPEIQRIVDERLDAMLQQGSSADLMTAFATPVPMMVVCAFLGVPYEDRESFEGPARDLFNPERADQAMEELTDYLTRLIQAKESDPGNGLLDDLIAGHVRKGDLSRDELIQFAFAILVAGTVTSTSTIALGTLALLATPGQYAALADDPDLVPGAVEEILRYVTLVEQLARVATEDIEIAGEVIKAGDGILVSFAGANIDPSVTSHPDVLDITRPPTNHLAFSYGIHHCMGHNLARLELDIAFRTLVKRVPTLRLAVPAEEVPSYDDGTVPRLLSLPVTW, from the coding sequence ATGGCCCTGCCACTAGTGAACTCCCCGGAGACCGACTCCTCGGCCCTGCCGGCCTACCCGCTGCCGCGGGAATGCCCCTACCGGCCGTCCTCGGGCTTCGCACAGCTGCGTGCGCCGGGGCCGCTCACCAAGGTGCGGCTGTACGACGGCCGGACCGCGTGGCTGGTGACCGGACCGGTCGAGGCACGCGCCCTGCTGGCCGACAAGCGGATGTCCAGCCTCGCCCACTACCCCAACTACCCGGTGCTGGACGAGCGGCACAAGCACATGCGGGCCACCCGCGAGATGGCCACGGAGGAGGAGGGCGGCTTCGCCGGGGCGCTGTTCGGAGTGGACCCGCCCGAGCACACCAGGCAACGGCAGATGCTGATCCCCAGCTTCACCACCCGGCGGGTCGCGGTGCACCGGCCGGAGATCCAGCGCATCGTCGACGAGCGGCTGGACGCGATGCTGCAGCAGGGCTCCTCGGCCGACCTGATGACGGCGTTCGCCACACCGGTGCCCATGATGGTGGTCTGCGCCTTCCTCGGCGTCCCCTACGAGGACCGCGAGTCCTTCGAAGGGCCGGCCCGGGACCTGTTCAACCCGGAGCGCGCCGACCAGGCCATGGAGGAGCTGACCGACTACCTCACCCGCCTGATCCAGGCCAAGGAGAGCGACCCGGGCAACGGCCTGCTCGACGACCTGATCGCCGGTCACGTCCGGAAGGGCGACCTGTCGCGCGATGAGCTGATCCAGTTCGCGTTCGCGATCCTGGTCGCCGGCACGGTCACCTCGACCAGCACCATCGCGCTGGGCACCCTCGCCCTGCTGGCGACCCCGGGACAGTACGCCGCCCTGGCCGACGACCCCGACCTGGTCCCCGGCGCGGTCGAGGAGATCCTGCGCTACGTCACCCTGGTGGAGCAGCTCGCGCGGGTCGCGACCGAGGACATCGAGATCGCCGGAGAGGTCATCAAGGCCGGTGACGGCATCCTCGTCAGCTTCGCGGGCGCCAACATCGACCCGAGCGTGACCTCCCACCCCGACGTCCTGGACATCACCCGACCGCCCACCAACCACCTCGCCTTCAGCTACGGCATCCACCACTGCATGGGTCACAACCTGGCCCGCCTGGAGCTGGACATCGCCTTCCGCACCCTGGTCAAGCGGGTCCCCACGCTCCGGCTCGCGGTGCCCGCCGAGGAGGTCCCCTCCTACGACGACGGGACCGTGCCGCGGCTGCTGTCGCTCCCGGTCACCTGGTAG
- a CDS encoding cytochrome P450 produces MTKVRLYNGRTAWLVTGAAQARAVLSDYRRVSIRPYHGNYPLLNEEFEKVVDSGYADVLFGVDPPEHTKQRQMIMPRFSLRRSAQLRPDIQRIVDEKLDEMMSQGAPADLVSQFAQPVPSMVMSLLLGVPYDDHEEFETPARKLFVPELAEEATAELGDYLDRLIQKKENNPGAGLTGLIDDLIVNQLHKGAITRSELVHIAMAMLVAGTDTTTNVISLGTLALLDNPEQWEALRADHSLIPGAVEEILRYVSLVEAFARVAVEDIDLDGGSIKAGEGILISCAGVNFDPASASDPDTFEIRRPPRPSFSFSHGIHRCPGDNLARLELEISFRTLVERMPNLRPAVPLDQLRSNNNDGTLQRLFEFPVVW; encoded by the coding sequence ATGACCAAGGTGCGGCTCTACAACGGTCGCACCGCCTGGCTGGTGACCGGCGCGGCGCAGGCGCGCGCCGTGCTCTCCGACTACCGCAGGGTGTCGATCCGCCCCTACCACGGGAACTATCCCCTGCTCAACGAGGAGTTCGAGAAGGTCGTCGACAGCGGCTACGCCGACGTCCTGTTCGGGGTGGACCCGCCCGAGCACACCAAGCAGCGGCAGATGATCATGCCGCGTTTCTCGTTGCGGCGCAGCGCGCAGCTGCGGCCCGACATCCAGCGCATCGTGGACGAGAAGCTGGACGAGATGATGAGCCAGGGGGCTCCGGCGGACCTGGTGAGCCAGTTCGCCCAGCCGGTGCCGTCGATGGTCATGAGCCTGCTGCTCGGCGTCCCCTACGACGACCACGAGGAGTTCGAGACGCCGGCCAGGAAGCTGTTCGTGCCGGAACTGGCCGAAGAGGCGACCGCGGAGCTGGGCGACTACCTCGACCGGTTGATCCAGAAGAAGGAGAACAACCCGGGCGCCGGCCTGACCGGGCTGATCGACGACCTGATCGTCAACCAGCTGCACAAGGGGGCCATCACCCGCTCGGAGCTGGTCCACATCGCCATGGCCATGCTGGTCGCCGGCACCGACACCACCACCAACGTGATCTCACTGGGCACGCTGGCGCTGCTGGACAACCCCGAGCAGTGGGAGGCGCTGCGCGCCGACCACAGCCTGATCCCCGGCGCGGTGGAGGAGATCCTGCGCTACGTCTCCCTCGTCGAGGCGTTCGCCCGGGTCGCGGTGGAGGACATCGACCTCGACGGAGGATCGATCAAGGCGGGCGAGGGCATCCTCATCAGCTGCGCCGGGGTCAACTTCGACCCGGCCTCGGCCTCCGACCCCGACACCTTCGAGATCCGGCGGCCACCCCGGCCCAGCTTCTCCTTCAGCCACGGCATCCACCGGTGCCCCGGCGACAACCTGGCCCGCCTGGAGCTGGAGATCTCCTTCCGGACGCTGGTCGAGCGGATGCCCAACCTGCGGCCGGCCGTACCCCTCGACCAACTGCGCAGCAACAACAACGACGGGACCCTGCAGCGGCTCTTCGAGTTCCCGGTGGTCTGGTAG
- a CDS encoding O-methyltransferase, with protein MSSPGFAEVKHVPVNQAMRNYLVRSCSPPDPAVRMLAERTAGVGDAAGMMVPVEQVALLTILAKLQSATTVVDVGTFTGLSALALALGLAPGGRVITCDVTDKWVDIAREHWEHAGVADRIDFRLGPAGRTLRELPADTAADIVFIDADKMNYPNYYELAVPLLRTGGLLVADNVLLDGYVLDPELADSTLQRKCAETLRVFNAALAGDDRFDTVMLPIADGLTVARKK; from the coding sequence ATGAGCAGCCCGGGGTTCGCCGAGGTCAAGCACGTGCCGGTCAACCAGGCCATGCGCAACTATCTGGTCAGGTCCTGCAGTCCGCCCGACCCCGCGGTGAGGATGCTGGCCGAACGCACCGCGGGGGTCGGTGACGCGGCGGGCATGATGGTGCCGGTCGAGCAGGTCGCGCTGCTGACCATACTGGCCAAACTGCAGTCGGCGACGACCGTCGTCGACGTGGGGACGTTCACGGGACTGTCGGCACTGGCGCTCGCCCTCGGCCTGGCCCCCGGCGGGCGCGTGATCACCTGTGACGTGACCGACAAGTGGGTGGACATCGCGCGGGAGCACTGGGAGCACGCGGGCGTGGCCGATCGCATCGACTTCCGGCTCGGTCCCGCCGGCCGGACGCTGCGCGAGCTGCCCGCCGACACCGCGGCCGACATCGTCTTCATCGACGCCGACAAGATGAACTACCCCAACTACTACGAGCTGGCCGTCCCGCTGCTGCGCACCGGCGGCCTGCTGGTGGCCGACAACGTGCTGCTCGACGGATATGTCCTGGACCCCGAGCTCGCCGACTCAACGCTACAGCGCAAGTGCGCCGAGACGCTGCGCGTCTTCAACGCCGCGCTCGCCGGCGACGACCGGTTCGACACGGTGATGCTGCCCATCGCCGACGGTCTCACCGTCGCCCGGAAGAAATGA